Proteins encoded in a region of the Campylobacteraceae bacterium genome:
- a CDS encoding DUF1330 domain-containing protein, with protein sequence MEKYTVVIEGTFNDNKMQSEEFAQYSKRSSEIIKSHGGSVNNKFMIDENLVEGDTPHFIILLDFPSKDAAKKAFMSEEYLSIIYLRDIIFKDVKILLPK encoded by the coding sequence ATGGAAAAGTATACAGTAGTAATAGAAGGTACATTTAATGACAATAAAATGCAATCAGAAGAATTTGCACAGTATTCAAAACGTTCAAGTGAAATTATCAAATCACATGGTGGGAGCGTTAATAATAAATTTATGATAGACGAAAATTTAGTTGAAGGGGATACACCTCATTTTATTATTCTGCTTGACTTCCCATCAAAAGATGCTGCAAAAAAAGCTTTTATGAGTGAAGAGTATTTATCTATTATCTATTTAAGAGATATTATATTTAAAGATGTGAAAATCTTATTGCCAAAATAG